The Jiangella sp. DSM 45060 genome contains the following window.
ACGCCGTTCGTCGCCGGCCTGCTGCTCGGCGATCCCGAGTGGGACGCGGTGGTCGCGCTGCGGCGGCTGGCGCGGGCCGAGCTGTTGCTGAGCGCCGGGCCCTCGCGCTGGCGGCCGCACGACCTCGTCCGGTCGTTCGCCGGCGGGCTCAACGGCGACGACCCGTGGGAGGAGCACTACCGCACGTCGCACCGGCTGCTCGACGGGTACCTCGCCAAGATCGAGGACGAGGATCAGGCCTGGGATCGGCTGGCCGACGAGGGCGAGAACGTCGCGATCGCCGCCCGCGGCGCCGTCATCGCGGCACTGGTGGTACTCGGCGACCCGCCGGACGAGACGGCCCGGGCCGAGCAGAACGCCCGGCTCGCCCGCCGGCTGGGGCTCGACGACGCGGGTGCGCTCGCCGATGACGCCGTCCGGCTGCACGCGGGCGGCGTCCGGCTGGCCGAGGAAGGCAGCCGCCTGCTGGGCCTGATCGGTCACACGAGCGCCGCCCTGAACTGCGCCGCGCTGCTCAACTACGCGGTGCCGGACGGCTCCGACCGGTTCGGCCGGCTCCTGGAGCGCGACGTCGTCTACCCGCAGTTCACCGCGCTGTTGCGCCAGCAGATCGCCGAGCTGCGGGAGGCCGGCGACGAGCGGAACGCGGGCCGGATGCTGCTCGCCCTCGCCGCCATGCAGGCCGACCGCGGCGACACCGAGCAGGCGGAGTCGTCCCTGCGGGCCGGGCTGCGCAGCGCGCGGATGGCCGGCGACCCGTGGGCGGAGGCCCGCGGCTTGGCGGCGCTCGCGCGGCTGGAGGCCGGCCGAGGCGCGGTGAATGACGCACGCGAGCACCTGACCCGGTCGCTGGACCGCTACGAGGAGCTCGGGCCGTCCTACGTCGACCCGGTCACCGGCAACCCGCTCGCTCCGGCGGACGCCGACGACGTGCGGGAGCGGTTGCGCGCGCTCGACGACGGCTGAGGGGTGGTCAGCCGGCGGCCGGGCGGTCGTCGGCGCCAGGGCGGCCGCGGCGGAGGATGCCGCGCAGGAAGCGGTCCAGGGGCGAGCCGAACGGGTCGTCGCGGACGACGTAGGTCCAGGTGGCCGACGGGCGGCCGAGGCCCAGCTCGGCGGCGTCGGTGAGGTCCGGGTGGGCGGCCAGGAACGCGTCGGCGTCACGCTCAGCGTCCTGGAGCAGCGGCTCGAAGGCGCGGACGGCCTCGGCGTTGAACTCCACCACCGGCGCCTTCCCGGACAGCGACCGCAGCGGCGTGGCCTCGCGCACCTGCGCCAGGTGGGCGAGGTGGTCGGCCCACGCGCGGTCCAGGAAATGCAGCCGCACGCCGCGCTCGGGCTCGGGCCGGGCCAGCAGCTCCTCGCGGCGGGCCAGGACGTGCTCGCGCTGGCGGCGCGGCACTTCGGCGTAGGAGTGGGTGTTGGCGTAGATCCGCAGCGCGAGGCCCTCGGCGACGCGTTGCGCGTGCTCGGCCTGTGCGCGGGCACCGGCCGCGGCGACGCGGCCGTCGGCGTCGGACGAGGCGCGCAGCCGGGCGTGCCGTGCGACGAGATCGTCCTCGAGGCTGGCGAAGAACGCCGAGCCGCCGGGGTCGCCCTGGCGGCCGGCGCGCCCGCGCAGCTGGTCGTCCAGCCGCGCCGCCACGTTGAGCTCCGTCCCGACGACCAGCAGCCCGCCCAGTGCGGCGATCTCGTCGCGGCTCCCGGTGCTGCCGCCCAGCCTGATGTCGACGCCGCGGCCGGCCAGCTGGGTCGAGACGGTGACGGCGCCGCGCCGACCGGCCTCGGCGATGACCGCGGCCTCGGCCTCGTCGTTCTTCGCGTTCAGCACGACGCACGGGACGTCCGCCTCGGCGAGCAGCGCGGCCAGCTCCTCGCTGTCGGCGACGCTGGGGGTGCCGGCGAGGACCGGCCGCCCGGACGCGTGCGCGGCGGCGATGCGCTCGACGATGGCGCGCAGCTTGTCGGCCCGCGTGGCGTAGAGCGCGAGCGGCTCGTCGTCGCGGACGCACGGCACGTTCGGCGCGACGACCTCGACGCGGCGGCGGTACATGCGGTCGAACTGCTCGGCCGCCGACGCCGCCGTGCCGGTCATGCCGCACAGCAGGCCGAACTCCTCGACCAGCTCGGCCGCCGTGACGGTGTCGAGGACCTCGCCGGCCTGGCTCGGCGCCAGCCCCTCCTTCGCCTCGACGGCCGCCTGCAGGCCGTCGGGCCAGCGCTGCAGGTGCGCGACGCGGCCCTTGGAGGCGTCGACGAGCTGGACGGCGCCGTCGCGGACGATGTAGTCGACGTCGCGGGTCAGCAGCGCCTCGGCGTGGACGGCGAGGTTGGCCAGCGTGAGCGTGCGCCCGCCGTCGGCCTCGGAGTAGAGGTCGACGCCGAACGTCCGCTCGATCAGCTCCTCGCCCGCCGGGGTGAAGCCGGCGCCGTAGCCGTCGGCGCTCACCGTGTAGTGCGTGTCCGCCTCCATCGACGCGACCAGCTCGGCCATCGCGGTGTCGGCATCGGCGTCGTCGACGGCGCCGGCGAGGACGAGCGGCAGCCGGGCCTGGTCGACGAGCACGGAGTCGGCTTCGTCGACGATGACGACCTCGCGGCGGCCGCGCACCCGCTCGGACTCGTCGTGCACCAGGCGGTCGCGCAGGGTGTCGAAGCCCAGCTCGTTCGCCGCCACGTACACGACGTCGGCGGCGTAGGCCGCGCGCCGTTCCTCGGGCGCCGACGTGGCGCCGACCCAGGCCACCCCGACGCCGGCGGCGTCGTACAGCGGGCGCATCCACTCGGCGTCGCGGCGGGCCAGGTAGTCGTTGGCGGCCAGGATCGTGATGTGCCGGCCGCGGGCGCTGGACACCGTGGCCGCGAGCGCTCCCACCAGGGTCTTGCCCTCGCCGGTGTCGAGCTGCACGATGCGCCCGGCGAGCAGCCCGAGCACGGCGGCCAGCTGGTTGTCGTGGGCCCGCTCGCCGAGCGCGCGCCGTCCCAGTTCACGGACGACGGCGAGCGCGTCGTCGTCGTCGCCGGCGGCGCGCAACCGACGGCTCAGCTCGCCGGTGGGGACGTCCGCCAGCGCGGCCTCGGCCTCCCCGGCACGGCGCACCGTGCGTTGGCCGGCGGCGTCCGGGGCCAGCGGCCGGACACCGAGAAAACCCGCGAGACGCGCGCGCACACCCACGAGACGTCAGCCTATGTCGTCCGATCGGGGCGTTCCCTTTTGTCCGGATCTCCGGCAGGCTGCGGTGATCACACCGTCGCCTACTCCCCAGGGAGCGTCCTCGATGAGATCTCGTGTCAGGTCCGGCGCCGTCGCGATGGCCGCCGTGGCGCTGCTGGCGGGCGCCGTCCTCCCCGCGAGCGCGCAGTCCTCCCGTCCGTCCCCGGGCGAGTCCGGCGCGGGCGACGCCTACTTCCCGTTCGCCGGGAACGGCGGCTACGACGCCGTGCACTACGACCTCGACCTGCGCTACCAGCCGCCGGCGGCCGCGCCCGCGCCACTGACCGGCCGGCTGGACGCCGTCGCGACGGTGACGATCGTGCCGACGCGGCACCTCACCAGCTTCGACCTGGACCTGCGCGGGATGGACGTGGAGTCCGTCGTGGTGCGCGACCGGCCGGCGCCGTTCACCCGCGAGGGCGACGAGCTGATCGTCACGCCGAAGACGATCCTGCCCCGCGGCAAGGCCGTCGACGTCGTCGTGACGTACGGCGGCGCGACCGGGCGGCCGACCGACATCGAGGGCGCGCTGTACGGCTGGGTCACGACCCGCGACGGCGCGATGGTGGCCAGCGAGCCGGACGGGTCGATGACGTGGTACCCGGTCAGCGACCACCCGACGGACAAGGCCACCTACGACGTCGCCGTGACGGTGCCGGAAGGGCTGGTCGCGGTCGGCAACGGCGACCTCGTCGGCTCCGCCACCGCCGGTGGGTGGACGACCTGGGAGTGGTCGTCGCGCGAGCCGATGGCCAGCTACCTGGTGACGGCGTCGGTCGGCAACTACGAGCTGCGGCAGACGACGACGCCGGGCGGGCTGCCGCTGATCGACGCGATCGACCGTGACCTCGCGCCCGCGGCGTCCGCCGGCCTCGCGCAGACCGCCGAGATGATCGCCCTCTTCGAGTCGGAGTTCGGCCCGTACCCGTTCTCGTCCTACGGCGCGATCGTCGACGACGACAGCGTCGGCTACGCGCTGGAGACGCAGACCCGGCCGATCTACTCCACGCGCGCGTCCGAGGGGACCGTCGCGCACGAGCTGGCGCACCAGTGGATGGGCAACTCCGTCAGCCCGGCGCGCTGGCAGGACATCTGGCTGAACGAGGGCTGGGCCAGCTACGCGGAGTGGCTGTGGTCCGAGCACGACGGCCGCACCACCGCGGCGGAGAACTTCGCCGACGTCATGGCGATCCCCGCCGACAACGCGTTCTGGCAGACCGTCGTCGCCGACCCGGGCCCGCTCGGGCTGTTCGCGGGCGCCGTCTACGACCGGGGCGCGGCGACGCTGTACGCGCTGCGGCAGGAGATCGGCGCCGACGCGTTCGGCGCGCTGTCGCGGGAGTGGCCGGCCCGGTACAAGGACTCGGCCGCGACGACCGACGACTTCCAGGCGCTGGCCGAGGAGCTGTCCGGCCAGGACCTGGAGGAGTTCTTCGACGTCTGGGTGTGGACGGCGGGCAAGCCGGCCACGGTCTCTTGACCGTTCATCGGCGCTACCCGCTATCATCGTCGCATGGCGATGAATCGGGTGTCCGTCGACGCGGCGGCGGTGCAGCTGTTCCACAGCCTCGCCGACCCCGCGCGGCTGGAGATCGTGCGGCTGCTGGGCCACGGCGAGCGGCGGGTGGTCGATCTCACCGGTGAGCTGGGCCTGGCCCAGTCGACGGTCTCCGGCCACCTGTCCTGCCTGCGCAACGCCGGACTGGTCGAGCCGCACCCGCACGGCCGGTCCACCTTCTACGCGCTGGTCCGGCCCGAGCTGTGGGCGCTGCTGGCCGCCGCCGAGGACGTCCTCGCGGCGACCGGCTCGCCCGCCCGGTTGTGCCCCGACGGCGTCGGCGCCGGGCACGCGCCGCACGCCGACGCCGTCGCGCACGCCTCCGAGGCCGGGCACCGGGCCCGTCCCGACACGTCCGCGCCCGCCACCCGGCCGGGGCAGGTGCACTGATGGGCGCCGGGCACGGTCACGGGCACGGCCTGCCGCAGGGCGCCACCGCGTCGTACGCGCACCGGCGCCGCATGCAGCAGGTGCTGGTGCTCATCGGCGTCGTCATGCTGGTGCAGATCGTCGGCGCCTACCTCTCCGGCTCGCTGGCGCTACTGGCCGACGCCGGTCACATGCTGGCCGACGGTCTCGGCGTCACGCTGGCGCTGGTGGCCACGGCCATCGCGGCCAAGCCGGCGAACACCACGCGGACGTTCGGCTGGCAGCGGGCGGAGATCCTGGCGGCGCTCACCAACGGCGTCGTCGTCGGCGTCATCGGGGTGCTGGCCATCGTCGGCGGCGTCCGGCGGCTCGGCGACCCGGGCGAGATCGAGACCGGCATCATGCTGGTCGTCTCCATCGTCGGCCTGCTGGCGAACGTCGTCGCGCTGTTCCTGCTGCGCTCGGGCCAGCGCGAGAGCCTGAACGTGCGCGGCGCCTACCTCGAGGTCATGGGCGACACCCTGGGCTCGCTGGCGGTCGTCAGCGCGGCCATCGTCATCATGGCGACCGGCTGGGTCCGCGCCGACGCGCTGGCGTCGATGCTGATCGGCGTGCTCATCCTGCCGCGCGCCTGGATGCTGCTGCGCGAGGTGCTCGACGTCCTCCTCGAGGCCACCCCCAAGGGCGTCGACCTCGGGGAGGTCCGCCACCACATCATGGACCTCCCCGGCGTCGTCGACGTGCACGATCTCCACGCCTGGACGATCACCAGCGGCGTCCCGGTGCTGTCCGCTCACGTCGTCATCACCGACTCCGCCGAGCCCGGCTGCGGCGCCGACTCCGTCCTCGACGGCCTGCACGAATGCCTGGCCGGCCACTTCGACATCGAGCACAGCACGTTCCAGATCGAGCCCCAGGGCCACGTCGAGCACGAGCACGCCGGCCACGCCTGACCCTCCCCATGATCATCAATGATCCAACCACCTATGAGGGGTTGGATCGTTGATGATCATGGCTGTCCACAGATCGCGAATCGGGGGTGGTGGGACGGCGCCGGGTCGCGCAGGCTGGCGGGGTGGATCTGGACGGGCTCATGGCGACGCAGCACGGGATGATCAGCCGTGCCCAGGCCATCGCGTGCGGGCTGAGCACGCGGCGCATCGAGTGGCTGGTGACGTCGGGACGCTGGCGGCGTGTCCACACCGGCGTGTTCGCCACGTTCACCGGGCCGCTGCCGTTCGAGGCGCGGGTGTGGGCGGCGGTCCTGCGAGCGGGCCGGGGCGCGGTGGCCAGTCATCGGACGGCGGCGTTCCTGGACGGCTTGTGCGACGAGCCCGGCCCGGTCGTCCACGTCACCGTCCCGGCCGATCGCTACGTGCAGTGCAAGATCGAGGGTGTGCGAGTGCACTACGCGCACCGGCTGCCGCGCACCCGGCACCCGTCGAAGAGCCCGCCGCGTACCCGGCTGGACGAGACCGTCCTGGATCTGGTCGACATCGCGCCGCATCCACGTGACGCCGAGGGCTGGGTCACGGCGGCCTGCCAGCGTCGTCTGTCCACCCCGGAGCGGCTGGCCGATGCGTTGAGGCGGCGAAAGAAGATCCGCTGGCGTCCGATGGTGGAGGCGATGCTCGGTGAGGTCGTCGAGGGCGCGGAGTCGCCGCTGGAGCTGCGGCATCTGCGCCGGGTCGAACGCGCCCACGGCCTGCCGGCGGGGTGCCGTCAGCGCCGTGTCGCAGGGCGCCGGGTGATCTGGGTCGACGTCGACTACGAGCGGTATCGCCTGCGGGTCGAGTTGGACGGGCGAGTCGGCCACGTCGGCGAGGGACGCTTCCGCGACCGGCGTCGGGACAACCGCGCCACCGTCGACGGGCATGCCACGCTGCGCTACGGCCATGCCGACGTGTTCGGTGACCCGTGCGCCGTGGCCGCCGAACAGGCTCGCGTGTTGACCGCACGCGGCTGGACCGGGCGCCCGCGGTCGTGCGGCATCTCCTGCCGCATCCCCACCCATGATCATCAATGATCCAACCACCTATGAGGGGTTGGATCATTGATGATCATGGGGAGGGGTGGACGGTGCCGGTGACCTCGCCCAGCGCGATGCGACCGCCCGCCGGGCCGGGGGCGGTGGCGCGGATGGTGACGGTGTCGCCGTCCTCCAGGAAGGTGCGGGACGAACCGTCGGCCAGGGTCACGGGCTCGGCGCCGTTCCAGGTCAGTTCCAGGAAGCAGCCGCTGCCGCCGGGACGGGGGCCGCTGATGGTGCCGGAGGCGTAGAGGTCGCCCGTGCGCAGGGACGCGCCGTTGACGGTGAGGTGGGCCAGCATCTGCGCCGGCGTCCAGTACAGCGAGCTCAGCGGCGGCCGCGACACCACCGTGCCGTTCCACTCCACCTCGAACGACAGATCCAGCCCCCACGGCTCGGCGTCGCGCAGGTAGGACGCGACGGCGGGCGACCGCGACGGCGGCGGCACCCGGGCGTGCTCGAGCGCCGCCAGCGGCACCACCCACGCCGACACCGACGTGGCGAAGGACTTGCCGAGGAACGGGCCGAGCGGGACGTACTCGAAGGCCTGGACGTCGCGCGCCGACCAGTCGTTGACCAGCACCATGCCGAACACGTGGTCCTCGAACGCCCCGACCGGCACCCGCGACCCGAGCACCGACGGCGTCCCGACGACGAAGCCCGCCTCGGCCTCGATGTCCAGCCGCAGCGACGGACCGAACTCGACCGGCGAGCCGGGCCCGCCGGCCCGGCGCAGCCCGGACGGCCGTGCCACCGGTGTCCCCGAGACGACGACGGTGCCGGCCCGGCCGTGGTAGCCGATCGGCAGCTGCCGCCACGCCGCCGGCAGCGCCGGGTTGTCGGGACGGAACAGCCGGCCGACGTTCTCGGCGTGCGTCTGCGAGGCGTAGAAGTCGACGTAGTCGGCCACCTCGAACGGCAGCCGCAGCGTGACGTCACTCGCCGGGACGAGGCGCGGCGTGACGAGATCGCGGTGCCGCGGATCGGTGACCAGCGACAGCAGCCGTGCGCGCACCGCGTCCCACACCGGCCGTCCGGCGGCGAGGAACGGGTTCAGCGTGGGGTGGGCGAACAGGTCGGCGCCGGCCAGCGGTGCGAGGTCGAGCACCCACGAGCCGACGGCGACGCCCACCCGGGGCGGGCCGCCGGCCACCGAGAAGACGCCGTACGGCAGCGTCCACGCGTCGAACGGATCGTCGTCGCGCAACGCCAGCCAGGTCACGGCGCCACCAGCCCGAGCTCGCCCAGCTCGGCCAGCGGCTCGGCGATGCTGCACGAGCCGTACGACGCGAACCAGCGGCGCACCGGCCCGGCGTCCAGCTCGCCGACCTCGGCCGCCAGCGCGGCGCCGTCGTCGACCGACAGCGCCGCCGCTACCTCGGCCGCGGAACCGCCGCCCGCCGCCCGCCCCACCGCCAGCAGCAGGTTGAGGAACCCGTGCTCGGACGGACGGCGCACGGCGTGGTGCAGCCCGGCGGTGAACTTGAACGCCACCCCGCGGTCGAGGCACGCGACGACGAACGCCGCCACCTCGTCGTCGGACGGGACGGCGTCGTCGGCGGGCCCGCCGGTGCGCAGCTTGGCGCGGTAGCCGGAGTCGGCGATGACGTCGAGGGCGGCCTCCCACCCGAACGCGCGCGGCACCTCGACGTAGGCCGGCTCGTCGTCGTCGGGCCCGCCGAGCGCGGCGTCGAGCGCGGCCACCGTGCGGCGCGCGTTCTCGCCCAGCGGCGACCCGCGCAGCGGCACCTCGACGCCGCGCAGCACCAGGCCGGCGTGCTGCGCGACGGTGTCGGCGGCGGCCAGCACGCCGGCCGTCCCGGTGTCGACGACGACGGCCACGTCCAGCGGCGCCGGCGCCTCGCGCACCAGCCCGGCCAGCGCCTCCAGCGACGAGGCGGGGCACAGCAGCGGCCCGACCAGCGCGGAGTACCAGGCCGAACGGTGCGCGACGTGTGCCGGGACGGCCTCGGGCAGCGGCAGCGAGCCGGGCGGGAACACGGCGGCGTCGTCGATCAGCCGCTCGAACATCGGGGGAATGGGCATGGCCGGTCTCGTCCTCCTTGACACCTGTCGGACCCATCCTCGACCCTGGTCGATATACGGGCAAGTGCGTCCGATATCCGAACAATTGCCGAGAAGGTGACGGAGATGTTCTACCGCAGCGTCGGCCAGGTCCCGCCCAAGCGGCACACCCAGTTCCGCAAGCCCGACGGCGGTCTCTACTACGAGGAGCTGATGGGCGAAGAGGGGTTCTCCTCCGACTCGTCGCTGCTCTACCACGAGGGCGTCCCGTCGGCCATCGTCGACTCCCGCATCTGGGAGCTGCCCGACGCCCGCACCGTCGCCAACCACCCGCTCAAGCCGCTGCACCTCAAGCCGCACGACCTCTTCCCCGGCAAGGACTGGAAGGCGTTCGACGTCGTGACGGGGCGGCGGCTGCTGCTCGGCAACGGCGACGTCCGCATCGCCTACGTCGCCGCCGGCGAGTCGTCGCCGCTCTACCGCAACGCCATCGGCGACGAGTGCGTCTACGTCGAGGACGGCGAGGCCACGCTCGAGACGATGTTCGGCCTGCTGCGCGTGCGCAAGGGCGACTACGCGATCATCCCCCGGGCCACGGTGCACCGCTGGGTCCCGACGGGCGACGGCCCGCTGCGCGCGTACGTCGTCGAGGCCAACTCGCACATCACCCCGCCGAAGCGGTACCTGTCGCGATTCGGCCAGTTCCTCGAGCACGCCCCATACTGCGAGCGCGACCTGACGGCCCCGGCCGAGCCGTACGTGACGGTGGGCGAGGACGTCGAGGTGTACACCAAGCACCGCGGCCACGGGCCGTCCGGGCTGGTCGGCAGCATCGTCACCTACCCGACGCACCCGTTCGACGTGGTCGGCTGGGACGGCTGCCTTTACCCGTACACGTTCAACGTCGACGACTTCGAGCCGATCACCGGGCGCATCCACCAGCCGCCGCCGGTGCACCAGGTGTTCGAGGGCTACAACTTCGTCATCTGCAACTTCGTGCCGCGCAAGGTCGACTACCACCCGCTGGCCGTGCCGGTGCCGTACTTCCACTCCAACGTCGACTCCGACGAGGTCATGTTCTACTGCGGCGGCGACTACGAGGCGCGCAAGGGCTCCGGCATCGGCCAAGGCTCGATCACGCTGCACCCGGGCGGCCACTCGCACGGGCCGCAGCCGGCCGCCATCGAGCGGGCGCTGGGCAAGGACTACTTCGACGAGCTGGCGGTCATGGTCGACACCTTCCGGCCGCTGGAGATCGGCGAGGCGGGCCAGCAGAGCGACGACGGCGCATACGCGTGGAGCTGGAGCGGACGCGGTCCGACCGGCTGAGATCCGTCGTCCTGACGCTGGTCGTCGGCGCAAGCGGCTAGAGTGCGGGCGATCCATCCCGAACCCTTTGAGGAGTCCCACGTGCGCCGCATCACCGGCTGCCTGCCCTTGGCCGCTGCCCTGCTCGTCCTCGCCGGTTGCGGCGACGACTCCGGCGGCGGCTCGGAGGAGACCGCGGCGCCGTCCGCGGCCGCGTCCGACGAGACCGAGCCCGAGAACGAGGGCGAGGGCGAAGGCGAAGGCGAAGGCGAGGAGGAGCCGGTCGCCGACGTCGCCTGCGCCGACGGCCCGCCGCAGGCCGTGGTCGCCGACGCCGGCGACGAGCCGCGCGCGCTGATGGAGCTCACGCCCACGGCCGGCGACTCCGCCGCCACCACCATGACCATGACGACGACCACCAGCACCACCATCGACGGCGAGGCGCTGCCGGCCGCGCCGGTGCCGCCGATGACCATGGGCATGGTCATCACCGTCGACGACGTCGCCGACGACGAGATCACCATGTCCGTCGTCTACGACAGCGCCGAGATCGAGGGCGGCGACCCCACCGCGCAGGGGCTGCTCGACACCATGGTCGGCCTCACGGCCACCGTCACGTCCACCCGCAGCGGCGCGTTCATCGACGGCGGCTACGACACCGAGGGCCTCGACCCGACCCTCGTCCCGCTGCTCGAGCAGTTCGAGTCGCAGCTGTCCAGCCTCACCGTCCCGCTGCCCACCGAGCCGGTGGGCGTCGGTGCCACCTGGGACGTCGCCACCAGCGCCGAGCTCCTGGGCGGCACGCTCTGCAACGTCTACACCTACACGCTGACGTCGTTCGACGGCGACTCCTACGAGATGACGGCCGAGATCGCGCAGCAGGCGCAGCCGGGGCCGCTCGAGATGGGCGGGGCCACGGCGGAGCTGGAAGAGCTGACCGGCTCGGGCAGCGGCACTACCGGTGGCCGGCTGAGCTTCCCGGTCGCCGTCTCGGGCAGCAGCGACATCACCACGTCGACCGTCATCTCGGCCGACGGGCAGACGATGGAGCAGGAGTCCAAGGTCCAGATGGAGCTCACTCCGCGCGACTGACGTGCCGAAAGGCGCGTGAAAGTCAGAGGAAAGCGGCCCCTGACACGATCTCCGGCGGTATCTGATCCGCCGGAGGGGGACGTCCTTGGTGTTCCGAGCACTGCTGCCCGGACTGCTGGTCGCGACGGGGGCGGCGGCCGCGGGGGAGCCGTCGCCCCAGCCGCCGGAGCCGCTGCCCGGTGAGGTCGTCCTCGTCGCCGGCAGCGGCGACGAGGGCTACTCCGGCGACGGCGGACCGGCGGTCGAGGCGCGGCTCAACCACCACCTGCGGCTGGCCACCGCCCCCGGCGGCACGCTCTACATCGCCGACCGGACGAACGGCCGGCTGCGGTTCGTCGACGGCGACGGCGTCATCGACACCGTTCCGGGCACGCGCTCCGTGGGCGGGGCCGACCCCGACGCGGCCAACCCGCCGATCGCCGCCGCCGTCGGCCCCGACGGCGGCATCTACGTGGCCGGCGAGACGGACGTGCGCCGCATCGCACCCGACGGCACCGTCACCGTGCTGGCCGGCGCCGGCGACGACGACATCGAGCACGGCGACGCCGACGGCGGCGCGGCCCTCGACGCGCGCATCCGGCTGCCCGAGGACATCGTCGTCGACGCGGCCGGCGACGTCATCCTGGCCGACAGCGGCAACGGCCGGATCCGCCGCATCGGCGCCGACGGCGTCATCACCACCATCGCCGGCGGTGGCGAGGAGCAGGTCGAGGACGCCGTGGACGGCCCGGCCACGCAGGCCGCGCTGTACACGCCGGTCAGCGTCGCCGCCGACAGCACCGGCACGGTGTACTTCACCCTCCTGATGAGCCCCGACCTGTACGAGGTCGGCCCCGACGGCGTGCTCGGCGTCATCGAGGGCGA
Protein-coding sequences here:
- a CDS encoding DEAD/DEAH box helicase, which produces MGVRARLAGFLGVRPLAPDAAGQRTVRRAGEAEAALADVPTGELSRRLRAAGDDDDALAVVRELGRRALGERAHDNQLAAVLGLLAGRIVQLDTGEGKTLVGALAATVSSARGRHITILAANDYLARRDAEWMRPLYDAAGVGVAWVGATSAPEERRAAYAADVVYVAANELGFDTLRDRLVHDESERVRGRREVVIVDEADSVLVDQARLPLVLAGAVDDADADTAMAELVASMEADTHYTVSADGYGAGFTPAGEELIERTFGVDLYSEADGGRTLTLANLAVHAEALLTRDVDYIVRDGAVQLVDASKGRVAHLQRWPDGLQAAVEAKEGLAPSQAGEVLDTVTAAELVEEFGLLCGMTGTAASAAEQFDRMYRRRVEVVAPNVPCVRDDEPLALYATRADKLRAIVERIAAAHASGRPVLAGTPSVADSEELAALLAEADVPCVVLNAKNDEAEAAVIAEAGRRGAVTVSTQLAGRGVDIRLGGSTGSRDEIAALGGLLVVGTELNVAARLDDQLRGRAGRQGDPGGSAFFASLEDDLVARHARLRASSDADGRVAAAGARAQAEHAQRVAEGLALRIYANTHSYAEVPRRQREHVLARREELLARPEPERGVRLHFLDRAWADHLAHLAQVREATPLRSLSGKAPVVEFNAEAVRAFEPLLQDAERDADAFLAAHPDLTDAAELGLGRPSATWTYVVRDDPFGSPLDRFLRGILRRGRPGADDRPAAG
- a CDS encoding M1 family metallopeptidase encodes the protein MRSRVRSGAVAMAAVALLAGAVLPASAQSSRPSPGESGAGDAYFPFAGNGGYDAVHYDLDLRYQPPAAAPAPLTGRLDAVATVTIVPTRHLTSFDLDLRGMDVESVVVRDRPAPFTREGDELIVTPKTILPRGKAVDVVVTYGGATGRPTDIEGALYGWVTTRDGAMVASEPDGSMTWYPVSDHPTDKATYDVAVTVPEGLVAVGNGDLVGSATAGGWTTWEWSSREPMASYLVTASVGNYELRQTTTPGGLPLIDAIDRDLAPAASAGLAQTAEMIALFESEFGPYPFSSYGAIVDDDSVGYALETQTRPIYSTRASEGTVAHELAHQWMGNSVSPARWQDIWLNEGWASYAEWLWSEHDGRTTAAENFADVMAIPADNAFWQTVVADPGPLGLFAGAVYDRGAATLYALRQEIGADAFGALSREWPARYKDSAATTDDFQALAEELSGQDLEEFFDVWVWTAGKPATVS
- a CDS encoding helix-turn-helix transcriptional regulator gives rise to the protein MAMNRVSVDAAAVQLFHSLADPARLEIVRLLGHGERRVVDLTGELGLAQSTVSGHLSCLRNAGLVEPHPHGRSTFYALVRPELWALLAAAEDVLAATGSPARLCPDGVGAGHAPHADAVAHASEAGHRARPDTSAPATRPGQVH
- a CDS encoding cation diffusion facilitator family transporter, which codes for MGAGHGHGHGLPQGATASYAHRRRMQQVLVLIGVVMLVQIVGAYLSGSLALLADAGHMLADGLGVTLALVATAIAAKPANTTRTFGWQRAEILAALTNGVVVGVIGVLAIVGGVRRLGDPGEIETGIMLVVSIVGLLANVVALFLLRSGQRESLNVRGAYLEVMGDTLGSLAVVSAAIVIMATGWVRADALASMLIGVLILPRAWMLLREVLDVLLEATPKGVDLGEVRHHIMDLPGVVDVHDLHAWTITSGVPVLSAHVVITDSAEPGCGADSVLDGLHECLAGHFDIEHSTFQIEPQGHVEHEHAGHA
- a CDS encoding type IV toxin-antitoxin system AbiEi family antitoxin domain-containing protein codes for the protein MDLDGLMATQHGMISRAQAIACGLSTRRIEWLVTSGRWRRVHTGVFATFTGPLPFEARVWAAVLRAGRGAVASHRTAAFLDGLCDEPGPVVHVTVPADRYVQCKIEGVRVHYAHRLPRTRHPSKSPPRTRLDETVLDLVDIAPHPRDAEGWVTAACQRRLSTPERLADALRRRKKIRWRPMVEAMLGEVVEGAESPLELRHLRRVERAHGLPAGCRQRRVAGRRVIWVDVDYERYRLRVELDGRVGHVGEGRFRDRRRDNRATVDGHATLRYGHADVFGDPCAVAAEQARVLTARGWTGRPRSCGISCRIPTHDHQ
- the fahA gene encoding fumarylacetoacetase, with protein sequence MTWLALRDDDPFDAWTLPYGVFSVAGGPPRVGVAVGSWVLDLAPLAGADLFAHPTLNPFLAAGRPVWDAVRARLLSLVTDPRHRDLVTPRLVPASDVTLRLPFEVADYVDFYASQTHAENVGRLFRPDNPALPAAWRQLPIGYHGRAGTVVVSGTPVARPSGLRRAGGPGSPVEFGPSLRLDIEAEAGFVVGTPSVLGSRVPVGAFEDHVFGMVLVNDWSARDVQAFEYVPLGPFLGKSFATSVSAWVVPLAALEHARVPPPSRSPAVASYLRDAEPWGLDLSFEVEWNGTVVSRPPLSSLYWTPAQMLAHLTVNGASLRTGDLYASGTISGPRPGGSGCFLELTWNGAEPVTLADGSSRTFLEDGDTVTIRATAPGPAGGRIALGEVTGTVHPSP
- a CDS encoding homogentisate 1,2-dioxygenase; this encodes MFYRSVGQVPPKRHTQFRKPDGGLYYEELMGEEGFSSDSSLLYHEGVPSAIVDSRIWELPDARTVANHPLKPLHLKPHDLFPGKDWKAFDVVTGRRLLLGNGDVRIAYVAAGESSPLYRNAIGDECVYVEDGEATLETMFGLLRVRKGDYAIIPRATVHRWVPTGDGPLRAYVVEANSHITPPKRYLSRFGQFLEHAPYCERDLTAPAEPYVTVGEDVEVYTKHRGHGPSGLVGSIVTYPTHPFDVVGWDGCLYPYTFNVDDFEPITGRIHQPPPVHQVFEGYNFVICNFVPRKVDYHPLAVPVPYFHSNVDSDEVMFYCGGDYEARKGSGIGQGSITLHPGGHSHGPQPAAIERALGKDYFDELAVMVDTFRPLEIGEAGQQSDDGAYAWSWSGRGPTG